From the Ctenopharyngodon idella isolate HZGC_01 chromosome 3, HZGC01, whole genome shotgun sequence genome, one window contains:
- the LOC127508490 gene encoding junctional adhesion molecule-like isoform X4, translated as MPNCVLMLTLLMITDGFIVKGPSGPLVGPLGSSVILPCYVDQVLLMEDLKVEWRRTDSETLVHRYQDDLAFHRPEAQQQDYQDRAHFFTDQIQHGNFSLRLDNLRAEDEGKYTCKVHSQQESGEIVAQIKYVERLLVSGSDESISVSVDEDVTLNCSVDSHITPEHIEEVKWIRTDEEVMVLLYENNKTLPDSSDEQYRDRVEFFTGEIPKGNFSLRLKRVRTEDKGVYMCQVFAGGLSANATVVLEQLGFSVSHIMVLILCISASGSALLLCCLIYCRSPNKDLVLSLQKFLIVCPNMFMCLAFVFWGVSEGSLYEVVSCSALYFLRPLMLLWVAPYVNQLTGKLKTFVQYSCETEYIVFSAVFYSGKQIQK; from the exons ATGCCGAACTGCGTTTTAATGTTAACACTGCTGATGATCACTGATG gcttcaTTGTAAAAGGTCCTTCAGGTCCTCTGGTTGGTCCTTTGGGGTCTTCAGTGATTTTGCCGTGTTATGTTGATCAAGTCTTATTAATGGAGGATCTGAAGGTGGAATGGAGAAGAACAGACTCAGAGACTCTGGTTCACCGGTATCAAGATG ACTTGGCATTCCATAGACCAGAGGCCCAGCAGCAGGATTATCAAGATAGAGCTCATTTCTTTACTGATCAGATTCAACATGGAAACTTCTCGCTCCGTCTGGATAATCTGAGAGCTGAAGATGAGGGAAAATACACATGTAAAGTTCACAGTCAGCAGGAATCTGGAGAGATTGTGGCTCAAATAAAATATGTTG AGCGTTTGCTAGTATCAGGCTCAGATGAGTCCATATCTGTGTCTGTGGATGAAGACGTCACTCTGAACTGCTCTGTAGACTCTCACATCACACCTGAACACATTGAAGAGGTTAAATGGATAAGAACTGATGAAGAAGTTATGGTTCTGCTCTATGAAAACAATAAGACTTTACCAGATTCTTCAGATGAACAATACAGAGACAGAGTTGAGTTCTTCACTGGTGAAATCCCCAAAGGAAACTTCTCTCTCAGACTGAAGAGGGTCAGAACTGAGGATAAAGGAGTTTACATGTGTCAAGTGTTTGCTGGAGGACTTTCAGCCAATGCAACTGTAGTACTGGAGCAACTGG GTTTCTCTGTTTCACACATAATGGTGTTGATTCTATGTATTTCTGCATCTGGATCTGCACTTCTGCTCTGCTGTCTGATCTACTGCAGATCACCAAATAAAg ATCTAGTGCTCAGTCTTCAGAAGTTTCTCATTGTCTGTCCAAATATGTTCATGTGTCTTGCTTTTGTCTTCTGGGGTGTTTCTGAGG GGTCTCTGTATGAGGTGGTTTCTTGTTCTGCTCTTTATTTTCTGAGACCACTCATGTTGCTTTGGGTGGCTCCGTATGTAAATCAGCTCACAG
- the LOC127508490 gene encoding junctional adhesion molecule-like isoform X2 gives MRIFKVKVMNVKCYLEMPNCVLMLTLLMITDGFIVKGPSGPLVGPLGSSVILPCYVDQVLLMEDLKVEWRRTDSETLVHRYQDDLAFHRPEAQQQDYQDRAHFFTDQIQHGNFSLRLDNLRAEDEGKYTCKVHSQQESGEIVAQIKYVERLLVSGSDESISVSVDEDVTLNCSVDSHITPEHIEEVKWIRTDEEVMVLLYENNKTLPDSSDEQYRDRVEFFTGEIPKGNFSLRLKRVRTEDKGVYMCQVFAGGLSANATVVLEQLGFSVSHIMVLILCISASGSALLLCCLIYCRSPNKDLVLSLQKFLIVCPNMFMCLAFVFWGVSEGSLYEVVSCSALYFLRPLMLLWVAPYVNQLTGKLKTFVQYSCETEYIVFSAVFYSGKQIQK, from the exons ATGCGCAtttttaaagtgaaagtaatgAACGTGAAAT GCTATTTGGAGATGCCGAACTGCGTTTTAATGTTAACACTGCTGATGATCACTGATG gcttcaTTGTAAAAGGTCCTTCAGGTCCTCTGGTTGGTCCTTTGGGGTCTTCAGTGATTTTGCCGTGTTATGTTGATCAAGTCTTATTAATGGAGGATCTGAAGGTGGAATGGAGAAGAACAGACTCAGAGACTCTGGTTCACCGGTATCAAGATG ACTTGGCATTCCATAGACCAGAGGCCCAGCAGCAGGATTATCAAGATAGAGCTCATTTCTTTACTGATCAGATTCAACATGGAAACTTCTCGCTCCGTCTGGATAATCTGAGAGCTGAAGATGAGGGAAAATACACATGTAAAGTTCACAGTCAGCAGGAATCTGGAGAGATTGTGGCTCAAATAAAATATGTTG AGCGTTTGCTAGTATCAGGCTCAGATGAGTCCATATCTGTGTCTGTGGATGAAGACGTCACTCTGAACTGCTCTGTAGACTCTCACATCACACCTGAACACATTGAAGAGGTTAAATGGATAAGAACTGATGAAGAAGTTATGGTTCTGCTCTATGAAAACAATAAGACTTTACCAGATTCTTCAGATGAACAATACAGAGACAGAGTTGAGTTCTTCACTGGTGAAATCCCCAAAGGAAACTTCTCTCTCAGACTGAAGAGGGTCAGAACTGAGGATAAAGGAGTTTACATGTGTCAAGTGTTTGCTGGAGGACTTTCAGCCAATGCAACTGTAGTACTGGAGCAACTGG GTTTCTCTGTTTCACACATAATGGTGTTGATTCTATGTATTTCTGCATCTGGATCTGCACTTCTGCTCTGCTGTCTGATCTACTGCAGATCACCAAATAAAg ATCTAGTGCTCAGTCTTCAGAAGTTTCTCATTGTCTGTCCAAATATGTTCATGTGTCTTGCTTTTGTCTTCTGGGGTGTTTCTGAGG GGTCTCTGTATGAGGTGGTTTCTTGTTCTGCTCTTTATTTTCTGAGACCACTCATGTTGCTTTGGGTGGCTCCGTATGTAAATCAGCTCACAG
- the LOC127508490 gene encoding uncharacterized protein LOC127508490 isoform X5, protein MEDLKVEWRRTDSETLVHRYQDDLAFHRPEAQQQDYQDRAHFFTDQIQHGNFSLRLDNLRAEDEGKYTCKVHSQQESGEIVAQIKYVERLLVSGSDESISVSVDEDVTLNCSVDSHITPEHIEEVKWIRTDEEVMVLLYENNKTLPDSSDEQYRDRVEFFTGEIPKGNFSLRLKRVRTEDKGVYMCQVFAGGLSANATVVLEQLGFSVSHIMVLILCISASGSALLLCCLIYCRSPNKDLVLSLQKFLIVCPNMFMCLAFVFWGVSEGSLYEVVSCSALYFLRPLMLLWVAPYVNQLTGKLKTFVQYSCETEYIVFSAVFYSGKQIQK, encoded by the exons ATGGAGGATCTGAAGGTGGAATGGAGAAGAACAGACTCAGAGACTCTGGTTCACCGGTATCAAGATG ACTTGGCATTCCATAGACCAGAGGCCCAGCAGCAGGATTATCAAGATAGAGCTCATTTCTTTACTGATCAGATTCAACATGGAAACTTCTCGCTCCGTCTGGATAATCTGAGAGCTGAAGATGAGGGAAAATACACATGTAAAGTTCACAGTCAGCAGGAATCTGGAGAGATTGTGGCTCAAATAAAATATGTTG AGCGTTTGCTAGTATCAGGCTCAGATGAGTCCATATCTGTGTCTGTGGATGAAGACGTCACTCTGAACTGCTCTGTAGACTCTCACATCACACCTGAACACATTGAAGAGGTTAAATGGATAAGAACTGATGAAGAAGTTATGGTTCTGCTCTATGAAAACAATAAGACTTTACCAGATTCTTCAGATGAACAATACAGAGACAGAGTTGAGTTCTTCACTGGTGAAATCCCCAAAGGAAACTTCTCTCTCAGACTGAAGAGGGTCAGAACTGAGGATAAAGGAGTTTACATGTGTCAAGTGTTTGCTGGAGGACTTTCAGCCAATGCAACTGTAGTACTGGAGCAACTGG GTTTCTCTGTTTCACACATAATGGTGTTGATTCTATGTATTTCTGCATCTGGATCTGCACTTCTGCTCTGCTGTCTGATCTACTGCAGATCACCAAATAAAg ATCTAGTGCTCAGTCTTCAGAAGTTTCTCATTGTCTGTCCAAATATGTTCATGTGTCTTGCTTTTGTCTTCTGGGGTGTTTCTGAGG GGTCTCTGTATGAGGTGGTTTCTTGTTCTGCTCTTTATTTTCTGAGACCACTCATGTTGCTTTGGGTGGCTCCGTATGTAAATCAGCTCACAG
- the LOC127508490 gene encoding gastrula zinc finger protein XlCGF57.1-like isoform X1, giving the protein MVFVKEESEEDMSEPEPWRIKRQEQGGLIKVKEEREDLNEVEEKYQHQKAHDFTVGEKPLSSSKTENSCSQSSIQITEVKRLFTCSQCGNTFTRKGSLMNHMLIHTGKRPFTCSQCGNTFTRKDSLKNHMLIHTGKKPFTCSQCGKTFSRKGVLRNHMRMHTGIKPFTCSQCGNTFRRKENLKKHMLIHTGKKPFTCSQCGNTFTRKESLMNHMLIHTGKKPFACFQCGNSFARKGILKNHMKIHTGLKPFACSQCGKCFTQKRQLNEHVLIHTSEKPFTCPQCEKTFTRKGYLENHMLIHAGIKPFSCSQCGKSFTQKRQHNDHLLIHTSEKSFTCPQCGNTFTCKGSLKSHMLIHTGIKPFVCSQCGKGFTQKGHLKDHLVIHTSEKPFTCPQCGNSFTRKGSLKNHMLIHAGVKPYTCSHCGKSFRCKGHLKDHLVKHTSEKPFTCPQCGNTFTRKESLENHLLIHAGKKPFSCSHCGKSFTCIQGFNSHMRIHTEEMRYTCHLCEKRFKWNTSLRAHLRHSHSAVRQFKGAVRDFGGTLLKVDQTEQHNTLVANQQ; this is encoded by the coding sequence gcCTGATTAAAGTGAAAGAGGAAAGAGAAGATCTGAATGAAGTGGAGGAGAAATATCAACATCAGAAAGCTCATGATTTCACCGTTGGAGAAAAACCATTAAGTTCCTCCAAAActgaaaacagttgctcacAAAGCAGCATTCAAATAACAGAAGTCAAAAGGCTATTTACCTGTTCTCAGTGTGGAAATACTTTCACACGTAAAGGAAGCCTTATGAATCACATGTTAATTCATACTGGAAAAAGGCCTTTtacctgctctcagtgtggaaacacTTTCACACGCAAGGACAGCCTTAAGAATCACATGTTAATTCATACTGGAAAAAAGCCTTTCACCTGTTCTCAGTGTGGAAAAACCTTTTCACGTAAAGGAGTCCTTAGGAATCACATGAGAATGCACACTGGAataaagcctttcacctgctctcagtgtggaaacacTTTCAGACGTAAAGAAAACCTTAAGAAGCACATGTTAATTCATACTGGAAAAAAGCCTTTtacctgctctcagtgtggaaacacTTTCACACGTAAAGAAAGCCTTATGAATCACATGTTAATTCATACTGGAAAAAAGCCTTTCGCCTGCTTTCAGTGTGGAAACTCTTTTGCACGTAAAGGAATCCTTAAGAATcacatgaaaattcacactGGATTAAAGCCTTTtgcctgctctcagtgtggaaagtgtTTTACACAGAAAAGACAACTTAATGAGCATGTGCTAATTCACACTTCagaaaagcctttcacctgccctcagtgtgaaaagacttTCACACGTAAAGGATACCTTGAGAatcacatgttaattcatgctggaATAAAGCCTTTcagctgctctcagtgtggaaagagttttacacagAAAAGACAACATAATGATCATTTGCTAATTCACACTTCAGAAAAGTCtttcacctgccctcagtgtggaaacacTTTCACATGTAAAGGAAGCCTTAAGAGTCACATGTTAATTCACACCGGAATAAAGCCCTTCGTCTGCTCCCAGTGTGGCAAGGGTTTTACACAGAAAGGACACCTTAAGGATCATTTGGTAATTCACACTTCAGAAAAGCCTTTtacctgccctcagtgtggaaactCTTTCACACGGAAAGGAAGCCTTAAGAatcacatgttaattcatgctggaGTAAAGCCTTATACCTGTTctcactgtggaaagagttttagaTGTAAAGGACACCTTAAGGATCATTTGGTAAAACACACTTCagaaaagcctttcacctgccctcagtgtggaaacacTTTCACGCGTAAAGAAAGCCTTGAGAATCACTTGTTAATTCATGCTGGAAAAAAGCCTTTCAGCTGCTctcactgtggaaagagtttcacctGTATACAAGGATTTAATagtcacatgagaattcacactgaagAGATGCGTTACACATGTCATCTGTGTGAGAAGAGATTTAAATGGAACACGAGTCTCAGAGCTCATCTTCGCCATTCTCACTCTGCAGTAAGGCAGTTTAAAGGAGCAGTACGTGATTTCGGAGGaacactgttgaaagtggatcagaccgagcagcacaacacacttgtagccaatcagcagtag